GGAACGCCTGAGAAAGGCGGCGCAATTGTTCTGGGAGATGCAGAGGCGACAGGGGCGAAAGTCTTCCATGCGGGGACCGCAATGCGCGATGGTCAGCTGGTCGCAAGCGGCGGGCGAGTGCTCAACGTGACAGCAACAGGCGCGAACGCAACCGAAGCGCAGAAAGCGGCCTATACAGCGGTTGATGCAATCGATTTTCCTAGCGGTTTCTGCCGCCGCGACATCGGCTGGCGCGAGGTTGCGCGCGAGGCTGATAATTGATTCAGGTCATTGCGCAAATATCATGGTCGGGCTTTGATAAAGGCGTCTTTGTGTTAAGGAATGTGCCATGAAAAAAGCCGGTTTCCCGATTATCCTGATGTTTGCGGTGGGAGCTTGCGCCTATTCTGCATCTGAGCATGGCTTGGTTGAAGGACCTGAACAAGACGCCCCTTCCTCGGCAGATTACGATCGGTTGACTTTCGCTCAGGCTGCGTGTGGTGGCTGTCATGCAGTCGAACCTCCTGATCTTTCCCCCAACCCCATGTCGCCTCCGTTTGCGGATATCGCCAATCGAGAGGGTTTAACGAAGGCGACTTTGATCAGTTGGCTGACCGATGCACACAATTATCCTGAGATGATGGATTTCGATCTCGATCCCGATCAAGTGGACGATATCGCGAGCCATATCCTTACCTTGCGTAGCGACGACTACCGAAAGCTACCTGGCTAATACTTCTGATTTGGCTTTTCCTGCGTCTTCGTGATAGGCCCTGCGTGGGTCGCGTCGAGATAAGGGGGTTCTCGATGCCTTACAAACACGCGCACTATTTTGTTGGCGCAGTGCTGCTGGTTATTTTCGGCGGCTTTTGGGCGAGTTATTTTTCGGTCGTAAACGGCCCTATGCCGCTGGCCTTCCATGTTCATGCTGTGACTTCGATGGTTTGGCTGATGCTGCTGATTGCGCAGCATATCTCAATCCACCAGCGCGCCAACGCATTCCACAAGCAGATGGGGCTGGCGAGTTTTGTGCTCTTCCCGCTGCTGATGCTGGGCTTCGTAATGATCATTAATGTAACCGCAGATCGCTTTGTTGCGCAGGAAAGCGAATTCATAGCCTATGCGGGGCCGAAATTTGGCGGAGCTCTGGCTATCGCATTGGTGGCCTATTGCACGCTGTTTTACTTGGCGCTGAAGAACCGGCGAAGGGTGAAACTTCACGCTGGCTATATGCTGGCGACGCCGATGATCCTGTTTGAATCGCCGTTCGGCAGGTTGATGGACCAGTATATTCCCTGGCTCAATGTGATCCGGACTGAAGGTCCGCACGAAGTGATGAGTTCAATCGCGTTTAGCGATCTGATGATGGTGGCTCTCGCAATGGGCTTCTATTTCATGGACCGCAAGAACGGAGCTCCATGGCTAGTGGCAAGCTGCTTCATGGCGTTGCAGGCCTTGTTCGTTTGGTTTGCTTACTTGATCCCTGGGCTGGACTCTGTCTTCGCGGCTTATGCAGCGATCCCTGAAAGCGCGACCCTTGTCGCCGGGCTCGCCGCTGGTGCCGCCGCCGGATGGCTTGGCTGGCGCGCAGGTGGCGCTCCGGCGAGGCCCGTTGCTGCGCCCGCTTGAGTTACGCTTAGCCCAGCTTTTCGGTGATCAGAGCCTTCAGATCCGCCTCGGGACGCGGGCCATAATGGCTGATCACTTCAGCCGCTGTAATCGCGCCGCGGCGAAGGCACTGTTCCAGCGGTTCGCCCTTCACGTAGCCTGAGAGGAAGCCTGCTGCGAACTGGTCGCCAGCGCCGGTGGTGTCGATCACCTTGTCGACCGGTTCGGCCTGCACTTCGGCGCGCTCACCGTGCGCAATGGCGATCGCGCCTTTTTCGCTGCGGGTCGCGACAAGAACCGGCACCTTGGGCGAGACCAACGAAACGCCAACCTCAAAATCATCCTCGCCGGTGAGCGTTGCCAGCTCATGCTCATTCACGAACAGGATGTCGATCACTCCATCCTCCAGCATCTGGCGGAAGTCATCCCCGTGGCGCTCAATCACAAAACTCTCGCTGGCCGTGAAGGCGACCTTGCGGCCTGCGCCGCGAGCGACTTCGATTGCGCGGCGCATCGCTTTGCGCGGCTCTTCGGGATCCCACAGATAACCTTCAAGATAGAGTATCTCGCTCGAGGCGATCAGCTCTTCGCTCAGAGATTCCGCCGGCAGGAATTGCCCCGCGCCCAGAAAGGTGTTCATCGTGCGCTCGCCATCAGGGGTGACGAATATAAGGCATCGCCCGGTTGCCGGTTCACCTTCGCGCATAGGCGTATCAAAATCGATCCCGGTCGCGCGCATGTCATGCGCAAATACCTTGCCCAGCTGGTCGTTGGCGACCTGGCCGATAAACGCACATTGAAGTCCCAATGTCGAAAGACCGGCCAGTGTGTTGGCAGCCGAGCCGCCAGAGATTTCGCGTGCCGGCGGCATCGCCGCGTACAATTCTTCAGCGCGCACCTCATCAAGCAACGTCATCCCGCCACGATTGAGCTGAAGCTCTTCGATCAGCTCTTCAGAGCAAGATGCAATAATGTCGACGATAGCATTGCCGATGGCGATCACGTCATAGCGGGGTTCAGTCACGCGAAGTCCTGTCATTTGAAAACTGCTAAGTTGCCGCGTCGCCTAGCGCGATGTTCGGCATTGGCCAAGCGCTGAATGGTCATGCGCAACGTTGACTTAGCGCGCAAACGCAGGGAAACGATTGGTTGTTATGGGCGCAGTGGCAAAATCCTTGGCTTTGGCATTCGGGCAATTGAGCGACCGTGCGATTTTGCGGGTATTGCTCAAGACGGTTGCGATCACATTGCTGGTCTTCGCACTGCTAGGAGTTGCGCTGTTCCAGGCGATCCTTGCAGCGAGCGCCTATGTTGGCATGAGCATAGGGGCAGAAGCGACATATTTTGTATCCTTACTACTGACCCTGTTACTTGCTTGGTTGCTCTTTCGAGTGGTCGCGCTGGCGGTGCTGCAATTCTTTGCCGACGAGATCGTGATTGCGGTCGAAGAGTGTCACTATCCTGAATGCGCAGCGACTGCGCGCAAGCTGCCGTTCAACGAAGACCTTGGCAATAGTCTGCGCGGGGTTGGCCGAGCGCTTCTGTTCAATGCGCTCGCGCTGCCGGTTGCACTGGTGCTCTTCTTCACGGCTATTGGTCCGGCAGTCGTTTTCCTGCTGGTCAACGCGGTGCTGATAGGTCGAGAGTTGACCGATATGGGTTGGTTCAGGCATCGGCCGACCACCGATGTACCTTCGCCAGTGGGCAAGATTGACCGGCTGATGCTGGGCGGGGCAATTACAGGGTTGATGGCGGTACCCATCCTCAATCTGATCGCGCCTGTTGTCGGGGCAGCAGCTGGAACCCATTTGGTTCAGATATCTCAGAGAAAATCACCGTAAGAGAATGAAATGCTTCCTTTTCGTATCATTCTGATATCACTTGCCATCACCCCCCTGCTTTCAGCATGCGTTTCATCTGGTCGAGGCCCTATCATTGTGTCGGATGGCGCCGCATCGCGCCCTGCTCCCTCGGCCCAGACCACACGCGCCCCAGCGCAGGTGATGGGCAGAGCTGGACTCGAAGGGGTCATAGGAGCAGGAGAAGCCCAGTTGCGGCGTCAGTTTGGCAACCCGCAACTAGAGGTAAGTGAAGGCGATGCGCGCAAGTTGCAGTTCGCCGGTGAAGCCTGCGTGCTCGATGTGTTTCTTTACCCTGATCGGGCTGACGCAACACTTACAGCAACCCACGTAGAGGCGCGGCGGGCTAGTGACGGTCGCGACGTTGATCGCGCAGCCTGCGTACGTGCGCTGCGCAGACGATAGTCGCGCACCCGCCCGGTAACTCTGTCTTAAGGCTGGTCTGCGATAAGATTCCCAAATCAATCAGGGAATTGCATCAAATGAGCGTTCAATTTGCCGATCTCGCTTCTCGCGTCGCTGAAGACGGGGTGATCACCAAAGAAGAACTATTCTCGCTGCGTCAGTTGGGCTGGGGCGACGGCAAGATCTTCCGCGAAGAAGCCGAAGCAATCTTTGCAATCAATGGCACAATCATTGAGCGCTCGGATGAGTGGGTGGATTTCTTTGTCGAGGCAATCGGTGAGTTCGTGCTTAATGGCACTGAGCCGCGCAATATGTGTAGTGACGAAGAGGCTCGCTGGTTGATCGGCTGCATTGATCGCGATAGCAAAATTGAAAGCATGGCAGAGCTTGAAGCGTTGGTTTGCATCATTGAGAAAGCTCAGAACGTGCCGGATTTCCTCAAGGCGTATGTCCTGCGCCAGATTGAGCAGGAAGTTATGACCGGCGTCGGCCCGACCCGCTGTGGCGGCGAGCTGTCGGCAGCACACATCTCAGCTGCAGAATGTAAGATATTACGCCGCGTGATCTTTGCCAGCGGCGGCTATGGCCCGGCTGCGGTCAGCCGGTTTGATGCTGAACTGCTGTTCCGCCTTAAGGATGCCACCCTGCAGGACGAGAACTCACCGCTTTGGGATGAACTCTTCGTCGATGGCGTGGCGAATTACCTCAAGGGGTTCCAGCTTCAGAATGCGCAGCTTGACCATGCGCGCGTGAAAGAGCTCGAGGCATTCATCGCAGACAACGAAGTACGGGTTGGACGCTTCATGGGCGCTATGGCCCGCGAACTTCCGCAAGTTCAAAACCATTTCGGCAAGATATTCGGCAAGAAGCCCGCAGGGGTGAATTACACCGAAGCGGCAGCCGCCGGCAATCTGGTTGATGACTTCGAGCAGGCTTGGCTGGAAAAGATGGTCGATGCAGATGGCGAGGTCGACGATCTGGAACGCGCGCTGCTCTCTCGGATCATCGAAGAGGGTTGATTACATCTTCAGCGAGGCAAAGCCGGCTTTCGCCAATCGGCGCAGCCGACGCTGACGATGCGCAAAGAACAGCCGAATGAACGGAAAGGCGAACAGCGAGAGCCATCCGGCGTCATAGCTGACCCGATCGGTATATCGGGTGCCATCGCCTTCTCGCGCGACTTCGATAGTGTGGGTCCATTGCGTCAGCAATGGGCTGTAACCGCTATCCTTAAGCGTGCGAGTTTCCGCGCCTTCGGAAGGGAAGCTGATCACAATCGCCTGCCATCCAATCGGGACCAATCCAAAAAACTTCATCGCACCGCGATACTCGCCTTCTTCCCAAAGCTCAGGAAACGCGTCGCTTCCCATCGGTGAGAACTTCACCAACGGCGCGGCGACGTGAAGGAACAACGCTGGCCTCTCGACCGCGGCCCAAACCTCCTCGGATGTATTCGGTAGATAGCTCGATAATTCGAAGCCAAATGGCATCAGACCATGAAGCTTTCGCCGCAGCCGCAGGCCCCCTTGGCGTTGGGATTCTCGAATACAAAACCGGCGGTGAAGTCGTCTTCAACCCAATCCATGGTGGAGCCGACCAGGTACAGCACGCTCGCGCCATCGATGTAGAAGACACCGCCGGGTGTTTCGATCTTCTCATCGAACTTGGCTTCTTCGGTTACGTAGTCGACGGAATAGGCGAGGCCCGAGCAGCCGCGACGCGGGGTCGAAAGCTTGACGCCAATCGCATCGTCAGGAGCCTTGCTCATCAGTTCAGCAACGCGCGCTTCAGCGGCAGGTGTAAGAGTGACCGCGGCAGGAACTTGGCGAGTTTTGGTGTCAGTCATAGCATTCCGAGCTCCAAGCGGGCTTCGTCGGTCATCTTGTCGGGGCCCCACGGGGGGTCCCAAACCAACGCTACCTCAGCATCGCGAATGCCCGGCACACTGGCGGCGCGCAGTTCGACTTCGCCCGGCATAGTTTCAGCCACCGGGCAATGTGGTGTCGTCAATGTCATGGTGACCAGCGCATCAGCCTCATCGCTGATCTCCACACCGTAGATCAGGCCAAGGTCATAGATATTGACTGGAATCTCCGGGTCGTAAATCTCTTTCAGCGCTGAGATGACGGCATCATGCAATTCGCCACCCGGTTCGCCAGGCGAGAGATTCTCCGGCTTCTTCGCAAGGAACCCCTCGAGATAATCTCGCTTGCGCTCCATCGTTTCGCGCGGAGATCCCACATCCGGATCAACAGCGTCTTCCACGCGCGCACGCGGAGGTTTCACAACCTCCTCGACGGGCGATGGTGCTGCAACAAACTCCTTGTCCTCGGATGGCTTGTTCATCCGAAAATCCTCCTCGTCCTCGCTATGCCATTCAGCAAAGCTTCGATATCGCTTTCATCCGAATACAGACCGAAACTAGCGCGCGCTGTCGCTGGCACGCCAAGATGATCCATCAATGGCTGCGCGCAATGATGCCCAGCACGGATCGCTACATTCTCTTCATCCAATATGGTGCCCAGATCGTGCGGATGAACCCCGTCCATCATGAAACTGACGATGCCGGCACTGTCTGCTGGACCGTAAATGGTGACATCATTCATCTTGCCAAGTTCATCGCGCAGTTTTCTCACAAGATCAGCTTCGTGCGCATGGATTGTATCGAGGCCGATGCCGTCGACGAAATCAATCGCCGCGTGCAGCGCAACCGCTTCTGTAATGGCTGGCGTACCCGCTTCAAAACGCTGCGGCGCCGGCGCGTAAGTCGTCCTGTCGAATGTCACGCGATCGATCATCGCACCGCCGCCTTGATATGGGGGCATGCTGTCGAGAATTTCAGACCGCGCCCAAAGCGCGCCAATTCCGGTTGGCCCATAAAGTTTGTGCGCGCTGAAGACATAGAAATCGCAGTCGACATCGGCCACATCAAGCTTGAGGCGCGGCGCAGCCTGACAGCCATCCAACAGTAGCTTTGCCCCGACGCCATGCGCCAGTTTCGCCGCCCGCTTGGCGTCAAGCACTGAGCCGAGCACATTGGAGACATGCGCGAACGCCACCAGCTTGTGCCGTTCGGTCAATATGGCTTCCGCAGCATCCAAATCGATCCGCCCATCCTCAGTGATCGGGCAGACGTCAATTTGCGCACCCACACGCTCCGCCAGCATCTGCCAGGGCACGATGTTGGAATGGTGCTCAAGCATCGAGAGCAGGATGCGATCGCCTTCACCGATATTAGCAGCGCCCCAAGTTGCCGCGGCCAGATTGATCGCTTCAGTCGCGCCACGCGCGAAAACGATCTCTTCCTCACTGCCGCCAATAAAATCGGCTGTGCGGCGTCGAGCCGCTTCATAAGATAGCGTCATTTCGGCAGAGCGCGCGTAGACGCCGCGATGCACTGTCGCATAATCCGCGCCCAGTGCCCGCGCCATTGCATCGACAACCGCCTGCGGCTTTTGTGCCGTGGCCGCAGTATCGAGATAGTGCCACGGCTTTCCGCCTGCCGTCGTCAGGCCGGGGAAATCCGCTTTGCGGTTATCAACGGAAGGGGGGGCAAACGTCAGGGACATACTTCCTTGGTCCACTGGCCAGCGTTCTCTCCGCGAGCGCATTTGCGACGCATGCCTGCTTCAACAGCTTGCCATTGCCCTTCACTGAATTTGACTCCGAGGCGCCACTGTGCGGCCTGAACTGAATCATTTGCCAGGCCATCGGCAGTCACGATCATGATGCGCATGGATCGATCAGTGGGATGCTTGACCTCATAGGTATCCGCATCATTGCGATGGAGACCGAAGCGCTGAAGATAAAACTCGGCGATGTCGCGCGGCTTGTCATATGTGATGCCGTAACGCTCGATAGGTGTAAATGCATCAGCAGGCGGCACTGCCGGATCCTCGTCATCTTGAGCTGAAGCTGCGGCGGCGCCTGCGCAAAGAAGCAGCACCGAACCGGCGACTTTTGTGATCGATTTGGCAAAAAATTTCATATGCTTCCCTCCAGTTTCTCGAGCGCCCGTGACAAGAGCTCTTCGCGAGAATCTTCATCCGTCATTTCAACAAAGGCATCGCCGATGAAGGCTTGTACCTGAAGTTTACGGGCAAGCTCCGGCGGAATGCCCCGAGCTGCCATGTAGTAAGCTGCGTTCTGGTCTAATTCGCCGATCGCTGCACCATGGGCGCACTGTACGTCATCAGCGAAGATCTCCAGCTCTGGCTTGGTGTTTGCAGTCGCGCCTTTCTCCAACAGCAGAGCACGGAAGTTTTGCGCCGCGTCAGTTTTCTGCGCGTCTTTCACCACTTCGATCCGGCCGAGAAAATTGCCGGTCGATTGCCCCCAATGTACGGCCCTCACCGTCTGGTTCGAGGTCCCGTGTGGTTCAGCATGGATCGTGCGGGTAACAAACTCCTGTGTCGTATCGCCGCCGCCCACTGTCACGCCGCCAAATTCGAAATGCGCGCCCTCTTCCAGAGTCACGTCCACTTCCAACCGCGCATATGGGCCCGCTGCGTTAAGCGCGAAGATGGCATAGCGCGCGCCCTTGCCGATACGGACTCTGAGCCGCTCGACACCTGCGGTCATTACCCGCGTGTCTTCACGCTTTTGACCAGACGGAATGTCGAGCTCTTGCCAGTTGTTAAGCGCAGCGAGCTCTGCTGCCGCGAGAAAACTCGCATCGGCATAACGCCACGCCTCATCACGGTTCGTTGGTCGATCAAGAGTAGCCGCTTCAGGCATCGGCCATTGCCTCAGCCATCAGCGCATCATAACCCTCTTCTTCTAGACGCAATGCCAGTTCAGGCCCGCCTGTCTGAACAATGCGGCCCGCAGCAAGCACGGAAACTTTGTCCGGCCTCACCACATCGAGCAACCGCTGATAGTGCGTGATAAGCAACACGCCCTTATCCGGTGACCGCATGATCGCATTGATACCTTCTCCGACCACGCGCAGCGCATCGATGTCGAGGCCGCTGTCCGTCTCATCCAGCACCGCAAACTGAGGATCTAGAATGCCCATTTGCACCATTTCGGCGCGCTTCTTCTCTCCCCCCGAAAAGCCGACATTCACTTGCCGCTTGAGCATTTCCATGTCCATGCGCAGCAAGCCAGCCTTCTCTTTCGCGACCTTGAGGAATTCGCCGCCAGACAGAGGCTCGTCGCCGCGCGCCTTACGCTGCGCGTTCAAGGCTTCCCGGAGGAACTGCACATTGGAAACACCGGGAATCTCCACCGGGTACTGAAAGCCCAAGAACATGCCTGCAGCCGCGCGCTCATGCGGTTCCTGATCGAGGAGGTTCTCCCCCATGAATGTGACAGACCCTGCCGTCACTTCATAACCAGGGCGGCCGCCCAGGACATAGGCAAGTGTCGACTTGCCCGCTCCGTTAGGGCCCATGATCGCGTGGACTTCGCCCGCACTGACCTCAAGCGAGAGCCCATTCAGGATCTGTTTGCCGTCAATTTCGGCGTGGAGGTTTTCAATCTTCAGCATTGTTTGCAGCTTCTTCTTCTAAATCCAGAGAGGTTCTGTCATCGAGCGGCGCCGTAGAGCGCTGATGCGTGGCCTGGTATTGCGCCAACACCTGACGGCGCTGTTGGAAGCGGTCATCGATAAACCGCCCGCGTTGCACATGGATATAGCCGACTGTGTCGAACGCGCGCTTTACATCTTCGGGCGTGAACTGGTCGGCGCGCCCGCGGCGATCCATCATCCGGTTCGACGCCTTGATCGACTCTTGATAGACCTTGGCACAACGCGGGATGTCCGTGCGATGCTGGTCTTCGAAATCAGGCACGCCGCGCGCAATCCGATTGCCATAATTGAGGCAGCGCCGGTAATCCTCGATGAATGGCGTGATCGCGACATCATAGGCGAGTTCCCATGTCTCGCTGATCACAGGGGAAGACGTGTTTTCCCGCGGCGACTCAGTCTGCATTGCTTGCAGTGAAAAAGCCAGGGCGAGGGATGCAATGAGCATCAAAAGACCTCCATCATGGTAGGGAAAAAATAGATCGCGATTGCTGCGAATACGATCATCAGGAATTTGCCCGGAATTGAAAACCCGCGGGTCAGATTCATGACCAGTATCGAAATTGCGGCGAGTGCAGGAAGCAGAAATGACAGAATCTTCTGCATGTCCGGCGACATCAAATCATCCAAACCAGGTATCATCGCTCGTCCCCTTCATAGCTGGAACGACCCGATGATTGATTGTTATTGTGTTTGTTCTGGCGCGGCGCAGAGCGCTCGAAATGCTCGCGCCGTGCCTCGCGCTTGTCGCCGATCCTCATGCGCATGCCGGCGGTAATCCGCTCAAGCACGGCATCCATATTCTCGAGGACATCCCTGGCCTTGATGCGCATCACACGGATATTGACCGCCTCCAGACTCTTGTCGCGGCGCTTGGCTAGCGTTTCGTCCGCACCTTCCTCATCGATCATGATTGCCATGCCAAGATTGTGACAATTGAAGTCAACGATCGCGCTGCCGACCACGGCAAAGCGCTTGAACGTATAGCGGCCCAGATCAGCCTTGGCGAAACGCGCGGCGAGCGCCTTGTGTGCCTCGGACGGGAAACGGCGCATCTCGCGCGCCTGCTCGTGCAGCGCGTCCAAACGCTTCTCCGAGATTTCCCAGCCGCGGCCCTTCTTCTTGAGATTGGGCGAGTTGTTAGTTGGTGTGTCGGACAGTTTGAGGGTCTTGCGCTCAGTCACCCCACGCTCCCCTCAAGCGAAATCGCCAGCAGCTTTTGCGCCTCGACGGCGAATTCCATCGGCAGCTCTTTCAGCACATCCTTAGCAAAGCCGTTCACGATCAGCGCCACCGCCTCTTCTTCGTCCAGCCCGCGCTGCATCGCGTAGAACAGCTGGTCATCGCTGATCTTGGATGTGGTCGCCTCATGCTCGATCTGGGCCGAGGGGTTCTTCACTTCGATATAGGGCACCGTGTGTGCGCCGCAATCCGATCCGAGCAGCAGGCTGTCGCATTGGGTGAAATTGCGTACACCGTCGGCATTGGGGCCAACGCGCACCAATCCGCGATAGGTGTTGTTCGATTTGCCCGCTGAAATACCCTTCGAGATGATCGTCGAGCGACTGCCCTTCCCATTATGGATCATCTTGGTGCCGGTGTCGGCCTGCTGATAATTGTTGGTTACAGCGACAGAATAGAATTCGCCGACGCTGTCTTTACCGTTCAGAACGCAGGAGGGATACTTCCATGTCACCGCGCTGCCGGTTTCAACCTGCGTCCAGCTGATTTTCGAACGCGCGCCCTGACACAGCCCGCGCTTGGTCACGAAATTATAGATCCCGCCCTTGCCCTCGGCATCCCCCGGGTACCAGTTCTGAACGGTCGAATATTTGATCTCTGCATCTTCCAGCGCGACCAGCTCAACCACTGCGGCATGCAGCTGATTCTCATCGCGCATGGGCGCTGTGCAGCCTTCGAGATAGGACACATAGCTGCCCTTCTCGGCTACGATCAGCGTGCGCTCGAACTGACCGGTGTTCTCCGCATTGATCCGGAAATAGGTGCTGAGCTCCATCGGGCAGCGCACGCCCTCTGGCACGTAAACAAAAGTACCATCTGAGAAGACCGCGCAGTTCAATGTCGCAAAGAAGTTGTCATGCTGCGGCACAACCTTGCCCAGCCACTTCTTCACCAGATCGGGGTGTTCCTTGATCGCTTCCGAGATCGACAAAAATATGACGCCCGCTTTCTTTAATTCTTCGCGGAAAGTGGTTGCGACAGAAACGC
The Altererythrobacter ishigakiensis genome window above contains:
- a CDS encoding c-type cytochrome, translating into MKKAGFPIILMFAVGACAYSASEHGLVEGPEQDAPSSADYDRLTFAQAACGGCHAVEPPDLSPNPMSPPFADIANREGLTKATLISWLTDAHNYPEMMDFDLDPDQVDDIASHILTLRSDDYRKLPG
- a CDS encoding adenosine kinase; this encodes MTGLRVTEPRYDVIAIGNAIVDIIASCSEELIEELQLNRGGMTLLDEVRAEELYAAMPPAREISGGSAANTLAGLSTLGLQCAFIGQVANDQLGKVFAHDMRATGIDFDTPMREGEPATGRCLIFVTPDGERTMNTFLGAGQFLPAESLSEELIASSEILYLEGYLWDPEEPRKAMRRAIEVARGAGRKVAFTASESFVIERHGDDFRQMLEDGVIDILFVNEHELATLTGEDDFEVGVSLVSPKVPVLVATRSEKGAIAIAHGERAEVQAEPVDKVIDTTGAGDQFAAGFLSGYVKGEPLEQCLRRGAITAAEVISHYGPRPEADLKALITEKLG
- a CDS encoding EI24 domain-containing protein, with amino-acid sequence MGAVAKSLALAFGQLSDRAILRVLLKTVAITLLVFALLGVALFQAILAASAYVGMSIGAEATYFVSLLLTLLLAWLLFRVVALAVLQFFADEIVIAVEECHYPECAATARKLPFNEDLGNSLRGVGRALLFNALALPVALVLFFTAIGPAVVFLLVNAVLIGRELTDMGWFRHRPTTDVPSPVGKIDRLMLGGAITGLMAVPILNLIAPVVGAAAGTHLVQISQRKSP
- a CDS encoding HesB/IscA family protein, yielding MTDTKTRQVPAAVTLTPAAEARVAELMSKAPDDAIGVKLSTPRRGCSGLAYSVDYVTEEAKFDEKIETPGGVFYIDGASVLYLVGSTMDWVEDDFTAGFVFENPNAKGACGCGESFMV
- a CDS encoding SUF system Fe-S cluster assembly protein — protein: MNKPSEDKEFVAAPSPVEEVVKPPRARVEDAVDPDVGSPRETMERKRDYLEGFLAKKPENLSPGEPGGELHDAVISALKEIYDPEIPVNIYDLGLIYGVEISDEADALVTMTLTTPHCPVAETMPGEVELRAASVPGIRDAEVALVWDPPWGPDKMTDEARLELGML
- a CDS encoding cysteine desulfurase; the protein is MSLTFAPPSVDNRKADFPGLTTAGGKPWHYLDTAATAQKPQAVVDAMARALGADYATVHRGVYARSAEMTLSYEAARRRTADFIGGSEEEIVFARGATEAINLAAATWGAANIGEGDRILLSMLEHHSNIVPWQMLAERVGAQIDVCPITEDGRIDLDAAEAILTERHKLVAFAHVSNVLGSVLDAKRAAKLAHGVGAKLLLDGCQAAPRLKLDVADVDCDFYVFSAHKLYGPTGIGALWARSEILDSMPPYQGGGAMIDRVTFDRTTYAPAPQRFEAGTPAITEAVALHAAIDFVDGIGLDTIHAHEADLVRKLRDELGKMNDVTIYGPADSAGIVSFMMDGVHPHDLGTILDEENVAIRAGHHCAQPLMDHLGVPATARASFGLYSDESDIEALLNGIARTRRIFG
- a CDS encoding SufD family Fe-S cluster assembly protein; translated protein: MPEAATLDRPTNRDEAWRYADASFLAAAELAALNNWQELDIPSGQKREDTRVMTAGVERLRVRIGKGARYAIFALNAAGPYARLEVDVTLEEGAHFEFGGVTVGGGDTTQEFVTRTIHAEPHGTSNQTVRAVHWGQSTGNFLGRIEVVKDAQKTDAAQNFRALLLEKGATANTKPELEIFADDVQCAHGAAIGELDQNAAYYMAARGIPPELARKLQVQAFIGDAFVEMTDEDSREELLSRALEKLEGSI
- the sufC gene encoding Fe-S cluster assembly ATPase SufC; the encoded protein is MLKIENLHAEIDGKQILNGLSLEVSAGEVHAIMGPNGAGKSTLAYVLGGRPGYEVTAGSVTFMGENLLDQEPHERAAAGMFLGFQYPVEIPGVSNVQFLREALNAQRKARGDEPLSGGEFLKVAKEKAGLLRMDMEMLKRQVNVGFSGGEKKRAEMVQMGILDPQFAVLDETDSGLDIDALRVVGEGINAIMRSPDKGVLLITHYQRLLDVVRPDKVSVLAAGRIVQTGGPELALRLEEEGYDALMAEAMADA
- a CDS encoding endonuclease domain-containing protein, which encodes MTERKTLKLSDTPTNNSPNLKKKGRGWEISEKRLDALHEQAREMRRFPSEAHKALAARFAKADLGRYTFKRFAVVGSAIVDFNCHNLGMAIMIDEEGADETLAKRRDKSLEAVNIRVMRIKARDVLENMDAVLERITAGMRMRIGDKREARREHFERSAPRQNKHNNNQSSGRSSYEGDER
- the sufB gene encoding Fe-S cluster assembly protein SufB; translation: MSENIDIQDEDIIDRDAKEAAAKAADYEHGWSADIETEFAEKGLTEDTVRFISAKKDEPEWMLQWRLKAFRLWQTMAEPDWAKVGYPKIDYQDAYYYAAPKKKEKLKSLDELDPEIKAVYDKLGIPVAEQEVLAGVEGARKVAVDAVFDSVSVATTFREELKKAGVIFLSISEAIKEHPDLVKKWLGKVVPQHDNFFATLNCAVFSDGTFVYVPEGVRCPMELSTYFRINAENTGQFERTLIVAEKGSYVSYLEGCTAPMRDENQLHAAVVELVALEDAEIKYSTVQNWYPGDAEGKGGIYNFVTKRGLCQGARSKISWTQVETGSAVTWKYPSCVLNGKDSVGEFYSVAVTNNYQQADTGTKMIHNGKGSRSTIISKGISAGKSNNTYRGLVRVGPNADGVRNFTQCDSLLLGSDCGAHTVPYIEVKNPSAQIEHEATTSKISDDQLFYAMQRGLDEEEAVALIVNGFAKDVLKELPMEFAVEAQKLLAISLEGSVG